A genomic stretch from Bacilli bacterium PM5-9 includes:
- a CDS encoding deoxyribose-phosphate aldolase (product_source=KO:K01619; cath_funfam=3.20.20.70; cog=COG0274; ko=KO:K01619; pfam=PF01791; smart=SM01133; superfamily=51569; tigrfam=TIGR00126) has protein sequence MKLSKYIDHTLLKPEATQKQIMDLVHIAKEYDFASVCINSCWVNLCANELKDSDVKVCTVIGFPLGANTSEVKVAETIDAIKNGADEIDMVINIGALKSGLEQVVFEDIKMVVDAAKPKIVKVIIETCLLSDEEKIKACQLASKAKAKFVKTSTGFSTGGATVDDVKLMKSHISDDMEVKASGGIKTKEDFKKMIEAGATRIGTSNGVSLI, from the coding sequence ATGAAATTAAGTAAATATATTGACCATACGTTATTAAAACCAGAAGCAACCCAAAAGCAAATAATGGATTTAGTTCATATAGCTAAAGAATATGATTTTGCATCAGTCTGTATAAATTCATGTTGGGTTAACTTATGTGCTAATGAATTAAAGGATAGTGATGTAAAGGTATGTACTGTTATTGGTTTTCCTTTAGGTGCAAATACTAGTGAAGTTAAGGTTGCTGAAACTATTGATGCAATTAAAAATGGTGCTGATGAAATAGATATGGTAATTAATATTGGTGCTTTAAAATCAGGGTTAGAACAAGTAGTATTTGAAGATATAAAAATGGTTGTTGATGCTGCTAAACCAAAAATTGTTAAAGTAATTATTGAAACATGTTTATTAAGTGATGAAGAAAAAATAAAAGCTTGCCAACTAGCAAGCAAAGCAAAAGCAAAATTTGTTAAAACAAGCACTGGATTTTCAACCGGTGGTGCAACTGTCGATGATGTAAAGCTAATGAAATCTCATATTAGTGATGATATGGAAGTTAAAGCTAGTGGTGGAATTAAAACAAAAGAAGATTTTAAAAAAATGATTGAAGCAGGTGCTACAAGAATAGGAACATCAAATGGTGTTAGTTTAATATAA
- a CDS encoding seryl-tRNA synthetase (product_source=COG0172; cath_funfam=4.10.260.10; cog=COG0172; superfamily=103657; transmembrane_helix_parts=Inside_1_160,TMhelix_161_183,Outside_184_185) translates to MANKPNINFDTLRESQQKSMELQKKNSEEAEKIKEEIERKRKKREEAKQAIIKKINEGANQEVTQLKSETKIRKNETPQNFFKRTNVREESLPSNIKVIKKDNNPIERNEIKSSQEKLSYTLQMDVISDEQVSAYQKRKQRTLGISIDDKFAKLTPTFTKIYIVVITVLLFLIAIALFIIQSINA, encoded by the coding sequence ATGGCAAATAAACCGAATATTAATTTTGATACGCTTAGAGAGTCTCAGCAAAAAAGTATGGAATTACAAAAAAAGAATTCTGAAGAAGCTGAAAAAATAAAAGAAGAAATCGAAAGAAAAAGAAAAAAAAGAGAAGAAGCTAAGCAAGCAATCATAAAAAAAATAAATGAAGGTGCTAATCAAGAAGTCACTCAATTAAAAAGTGAAACAAAGATTAGAAAAAATGAAACTCCTCAAAATTTCTTTAAAAGAACAAATGTCAGAGAAGAATCATTACCTTCAAATATAAAGGTAATCAAAAAAGATAATAATCCTATTGAGAGAAATGAAATAAAAAGTTCTCAAGAAAAATTATCTTACACATTGCAAATGGATGTTATTTCTGATGAGCAAGTTTCTGCATATCAAAAAAGAAAACAACGAACACTTGGAATTTCTATTGATGATAAATTCGCAAAGCTAACACCAACATTCACTAAAATATATATTGTAGTTATAACTGTTTTATTGTTTTTAATTGCAATTGCTCTGTTTATTATTCAAAGTATTAATGCCTAA